Within the Pelagovum pacificum genome, the region CGACCTCGCCGCGCTGCTTGCGGCGCTCGATATCGAGGCAGCGCATTTCGTTGGCCATTCGCTCGGCGGGGCAGTGCTGTGGCAGCTGCTCGCCGATCATTCGGGCCGGGTGCTCAGCCTGACGCAGGTATGCCCCGGCTCGCCGTTCGGCTTCGGCGGCTGCCTGCCCGATGGCGGCGCGGCCTATCCGGACGGGGCAGGGACCGGCGCGTCGGCGGTGAACCCGGAGTTCGCCAAGATGCTTGCCTCGGGAGACCGGGGTGGCGAGACGCCGTTCCACACGCGCAACATCCTGAACGCCTTCGTCTGGAAGCCGCCCTTCGTGCCGGAGCGGATGGAGGACATCCTCGACGCCGCGCTGGCCCAGCACACGGACGAGCAGGACTATCCCGGCGACGTGAAGCCGTCGGACAACTGGCCGACCGTGGCCGCCGGAGACTGGGGGCCGATCAACGGCATGGCACCGCACCGGATCGACGATCCGCTCGGTTTCACCAAGGGGCCGACTCCGCCGATCTGCTGGATCCGGGGGAGCGACGACGCGATCGTCGCCGACAATTCCGGCTTCGACCTCGGTGCGCTCGGCGCGGCGGGCGCGGTGCCGGGGTGGCCGGGGGCGGAGGTCTTCCCGCCGCAGCCGATGATCGCCCAGACGGAACGCGCCCTGTCGGCCTACGAGGCCGCCGGCGGCACGGTCCAGCGGCACGTGATCGAGGATTGCGGCCACTCGCCCTACCTCGAGAAGCCGGGGGCCTTCGACACGGCGTTCCACGCCTTCCTGACCAATATCTGAAAGGAGTTCGGCATGGCCGAAATCACCCTAGACCACGCTCGCACGATCATCAGCGCGGCGCTCGCCAAGGGGCGCGAGCTGAACCTGAAACCGCTCACCGTCGTCGTGCTCGACGCTGGCGGCGCGATGAAAGCGGTGGAGCGTGAGGACGGCGCGGCGCCGGGCCGGATCGAGATCGCGGGCGGCAAGGCCTACGGGGCCGTGATGCTCGGCATGGGCGGTCGCGCCCAGATGGACCGGGCCGAAGCACAGGCCTATTTCATCGCCGCCGCGAACGGCGCGCTCGGCGGGCGCATGGTGCCGGTGCCGGGCGGCGTGATCGTCAAGGACGGGGACGTGACCATCGGCGCCGTCGGCATCTCCGGCGATGCGTCCGATCAGGACGAGGCCGCCGCGCTGGCCGGGATCGAGGCCGCGGGCCTGACCGCCGTTCCCTGATCGAGATTGCCCGAACTGGCAGACCCAGACGCCCCGACCCCGCGCGCCGAGGTCGGGGCGTTTTGCGTTCTTGGCCGAAATGCGCATGAAACCGTAGCCTTGGCTCGCCTATCCCATCCGCGAACGGTCCGCCCGTCCGCAGTCCGACTTCGATCTGCCCGGAAACGAGGCATGTGCAAGCGTGAACGGCTCTCGGTGCGGGGATCGGTCTTTTCCTGCTGAACACGCGTGTTTAGCTTTGTTAGCGAAAGGGGATCGCGCATGACCCGTCCTGTGATCGGCATCATCGGCAACTTCGCCATGATCAACGAAACCTACGCGACGCACAGCGGCGGCGTGATGAACTCCGAGGCGGTCTCGCTCGTCTCCGGTGGCATTCCGCTGATCGTGCCGGCGGACCCGAGGCTGTTGTCGGTGAACGACCTGCTCGAAGCCTGCGACGGGTTCCTGCTGACCGGCGGACGGCCGAACGTCCACCCAGAGGAATACGGCGAAGAGGAAACCGAGGCGCATGGCGCGTTCGACCGCGCCCGCGACGCGATCACTCTGCCGCTGGTGCGCGCCTGCGTGGAGCGGGGACAGCCGGTCTTCGGCGTCTGCCGGGGCTTTCAGGAAATGGCGGTCGCCATGGGCTCGACCCTGCATCCCGAGATCCGCGACCTCCCGGGCCGGATGAATCACCGAATGCCGCCCGACGGTACGCTGGAAGAGAAGTTCGCCCTCCGCCACATCGTGACGCTGACCGAAGGCGGACCGTTTCACCGGCTGTTCGGGGCGCGCGAGGTGATGACCAACACGCTGCACGGGCAGGGGATCATGAAGGCCGGCAAGCGCATCGTGATCGACGGCCACGCGCCCGACGGAACGCCCGAGGCGACCTACGTCAAGGGCGCCCCGGGCTTCACGCTGTCGGTGCAGTGGCACCCCGAATACAACGCCGCGAATGACCCGGTGTCGCGGCCGCTGTTCGAGGCGTTCGGCGATGCGTGCCGTGCCTGGGCCGGCGGCGCGCGGGCGGAACCTCAGCGCATCGCCGGATAAGTCGGTTGTCGATTACTGACCGAGCGTCGTGCTCGAGAAAGGATCGGCGGACGCCATCGGCTGAGCCGCGACCGGCGTCGGCTGGACGATGCCGCCCTCGGGGTTGAACGTCGGAACGGCCGCGTTGCCGAAGGACTGGCCGACGGACCCGGGACGACCCGACAGGAACACCGTCACCGCATCGAACACGGTACCGGCGCGCGCATCACCGCAGAACTCGGTGATATCGGCGGCCAGCAGGCTCGTGTCCTGATCGCCGACCGGCGGTTGCACGGGGGAGTCGCTGGCGAAGTCGCGCCATTCCTCCAGCCCCCAGAGCGTCGCGGCACGGATCGGCCCGCTTGTGGCGGAGTTGTTGATCGTACTGCAGCGGATGTCTCCGGCGTTGGCCGGCGGCGTGTAGGTCGGATCCGGCGAGATATCGACGAACGGAATCGCGGGCGTCTGCGGCAGGATCGGCGCCATTTCGGGAACCTCGCCGCGTGCACACGCGCTCAGTGCGAGCGCGGCGACGGCAAGAAGGATCGGGGGAGTGGGGATTGCAGTTCTCATCGGGCCCTGTTCAATGTTTCCTGTCCCTATTAACGGTGCCTAATGCAACGCTCAACAATCAATGAAATCATGGCCGAAGCGGATGACATGATCCGTCGGCACGGATTCGCCCTTCCGCCCTTCGCTTACTGGACCCCTGAAACGTTCCGCGAGCGTGCTGCCGACGCCCGCCACGTGATCGATTCCCGCTGCGGCTGGGACATCACGGACTACGGCGCGGGCCGCTACGACGAGATGGGCCTCTTCCTTTTTACCCTCCGCAACGGCCGTCTGGCCGACCTGCAGGGCGGCAAGGGCATGTGCTATGCCGAGAAGCTCCTGATCTCGAAAGAGGATCAGCTCTCCCCCATGCATACCCATGTTATTAAGGCCGAAGACATCATCAACCGGGGCGGCGCCACCCTTGTGGTCGAGCTCTACGGCAGTGATGACGAGGGCAACTTCGCCGAAGATCGCGGCGGCGCGGTGATGTGCGACGGGATCGTGCGGCGCTACGGTCCGGGCGACAAGCTGGCGCTCGCGCCGGGTGAGTCGGTCACGCTGTCCCCCGGCGACTGGCACGCCTTCTGGGGCGATGGCGGCGACGTTCTGATCGGCGAAGTCTCGACCGTGAACGACGACGAGACGGACAACATCTTCCGTGAGCCGATCGGTCGTTTCGCCGAGATCGAGGAGGATGTCGCGCCGACTCACCTCCTCGTCAGCGATTACGCGAAGTGGCTGGCCTGACGGTCAGCCCCTCCGCCTGACAGGCTTAGGCGTTGAGAATCAGCGCCTCGTGCCGCTTCAGACAGCGGCGCGCGGTGTCGCCGTAGCGGTTCGGCTCTGCCCGGAGTTCGGGGAAGATCGAGAACATCTCTTCCCGCGCCGCATCCGTCACGCCGGAGAGGCCGATGTGACCGGGGTGGAAGCTCTCGGTCGGGGCGCCCTCGGCGAAGATGATCTCGTGCTCGTCGAACATCAGGTGGAAGTAGGTGACCCAAGTCTGCTCCTCGCGCAGGACGGCGTGTCCGTCCACCAGGTGAGTCGCCGCCACCAGCACTTCGCTGTCGCCGAACAGAAGTTCGGCACGCGCGCCCTGAAACAGCATCCGGTGCTGGGGCGACACGATCAGGTCGCGGTCGAGCCCCGGCACGGCGCGCGGCGTGATTCGCACTGGCGCGAACCGGTCGACCCCCGGCACCTTGCGTGATCCGATCCAGCGGATCGGCTGAAGGCCGTGATCACGCGTGACGACCTTGTCGCCGATCCGCAGGCTTTCGACCGGGCGCGCGCCACGCGGCGTCAGGACCCGCGTCCCGGCGCCGAAGCAGATGATGTTCTCGATCTCCGAGAAGTTCAGCACCGTCCCGTCGTCGAGCAGCACGAAGCCGGACAGGCCGCCGGCGGCATCGTCGCTGTTGTTGATCGTCAGTGTCGACAGGTCGGCGAGCTTGCCGAGCTGCAGCGTGTCGCCATTGGTCTCGCCGCCTTCGCCGCCGAAGATGTCGATCTCGCCCGACAGGCTCTCGAGGAAGTCCTCGAGGATGAACAGATCGTCGCCATCGCCGCCGAAGACCGTATCGGCCTCGGCGAAGCGGATGGTGTCGTTGCCGTCGCCGCCGTAGAGATCGTCCGCGCCGGTCCCGCCGGAGATGACGTCGTCGCCCGCCCCGCCATAGAGGGTATCGGCACCGCTGTCGCCGGTGAGGCTGTCGTTGCCGTCGCCGCCGTAGACCAGGTCGTCGCCGGTGCCACCGTCGATCGTGTCGGCGCCGAGGCCACCGCTGATGGAATCGTTGCCCGATCCGCCGGTGAGGCTGTCGTTCCCGTCGCCGCCGTCGATCCGGTCGTTGTCCGCGCCGCCGTCGATACGGTCGTCGCCCGCACCACCCCAGAGCAGGTCGTTGCCGTCCCCGCCGGTGATGCTGTCGTTGCCCAGGCCGCCGAAGACGCTGTCCTCGCCCGCGTCCCCGGCAAGCGTGTCGGCCGATCCGGCAGTGCTTGTTGTCCAGGTCGGGCCGATGAGCTGCACGTTGTCGATCTGCGTGCCGTGGTTGTCGATCACCCCGGTCTCGCGGAATTCGAGACGGTTGCTCCCGTTGCCCGAGCCGCCGATCAGCTCGTAGCTGTAGTTCTGCATACCGCCGTCGACCGCATCGATCGTGTCGATCAGCTCGCCGTTCCAGTAGACCTCAAGGATGTTGTTGGCCGTGAAGTCGAGGTCGCCGGCATCGAAGGAGAGGTCGTAGGTCTCGCCCTCCATGACGCCGGGAATGTCCTGGTAGACATGCAGGTTGTTGGGCGACCCGCCCATGTCGAGCGTGTGCGTGCCGTCGGTGGCGTAGGTATTGCCCTTGCCGTCATCGTGCAGGTCGAACGTGTTGTTGGGGTCGTAGGAGGTCCAGCCGATGATGGAGCCCGTCGCCACCCCGCCGTAAGCCGTGTCGGTGACTCCGGTGAAGTCCTCGAAAGAGCCGTTGACGATCAGGTCCTCGAACGTGATCTCGACATCGTCGCCGAAGATGAAGTCGTCGCCAGTCCCGCCCGAGACGCTGTCGCTCCCGGCATTGCCGGCGAGCGTGTCATTGCCGATCCCGCCGAGCAGCGTGTCGTCGCCGAGCCCGCCGTAAAGCGCGTCGGCCCCGTCCTCGCCCGAGAGCGTGTCGTTGCCGGCGTCGCCGTACAGCGTGTCGGCGCCCGTGCCGCCCTGCAGCAGGTCGTCGTTGTCGCCACCGTAGAGCGTGTCGCTTTCGGTGCCGCCGTAGAGCGAATCCGCGCCCGTTCCGCCGTAGAGCGTATCGATGCCGCTGTCGCCATAGAGCCGGTCGTCGCCGGCATCGCCATGCAGCGTGTCGTTGCCGGCGCCGCCTTCGAGCCGGTCGGCATTGTCGCCGCCGTACAGCGTGTCGTTTTCCAACCCGCCATAGAGCGTATCCGCCCCGGCGCCGCCGTAGAGCGTGTCATAACCTTCGTCGCCGTAGATCGTGTCCGAGCTGGCGTCGCCATAGAGCCGGTCGTCTCCGGTGCCCCCATAGAGCGTGTCGATCCCGTCGCCGCCGTAGACGACGTCGTTGCCGGCCTCGCCGAACAGCGAGTCGTTGCCGGTTCCGCCGTAGATCAGGTCGGCCCCGTTGCCGGACCGGACAAGATCGTTACCCGCACCCGCGTCGATGATGTCGTTGTTGCCGTCGGCCCCGTCGATCGTGTCGCTGCCTGCATCGACCGAGCCGGGAAGCAGCGTGTCGTCGCCACCCGTGCCGTGCACCGTGCCGTCGGGCTGGACGAAGGACGTCGCCTGCCGGTCGGCCGTCGTTCCGCTGACCATCTGCGACTCGACGCCGGTCAGCCGCACGGAGGTGATCGGCTTGGCCGTCAGCCGCGCCTGGTCGGTGTTGGCGGTGACCTCCGGGAACAGGTAGGTGCGTCCGGCCGTGTCCTGCACGATGACGGCGGTGATCGTGGTGGTCGTGCCGTCCGAATAGGTCAGCGTCGCATTGTAGGTGGCCGTCCCGTCATAGGTCTGGAGCGAGCCGCCGTTGATCCTGAACGTGTCGTTCGAAAGGCTGTTGTTCTGATCGTAGGACGTCGAGTTGCCGCCGGAATACGAGCCCGGCGACAGCGTCTGGATGCGATTGTAGAGCGGATCCGACGTCGAGCCGTAGGTCCGGTTGATGAGGAGCGATGCGTTCTCGGCCTCGGAGTCCCCTTCGGTCGGGTCGATGGAGCCAAAGTTGTTGCCGAGATAGAATACGTTGAATGTCGTCGCCACGGATCAGCCCTCTTGCCCGGAGAATACGCAAGGGGCCGCGATCGCCGGTCGACGTCGCAAAAATTGACCAGCCGCCCCGAAATCGTTGCGCAACACCGTCTCCTGAACTTTTCAAATTGCGGGCCACGACTAGGGACGCGGCCAACTGCTCGATAAGGGCAAAGTGACGGTTGAGCCGGACCTTTTCAGAGCCGAATGAGATCGATTTTGTGACGTTAAGGTTAACGTTGCGGCAGCGCAGCACCCGCTATGCGCGTCTTTGCGGTGATCCGGCCTGACTCCTGACTTGGTCGCGCCGCAATGCTCCGGTGTTCAAGCCGATCCGCCCTATCCGGGCGCCATTGGACGCATCGGGGCGACAAACCCTGCAATCGCTTTCGCCGAGCCCGCAGTACCCTTGCGGCGACTCGCCCTGTCGCTCCGCTTGTGAAGCCGGGTTCTGGCCGATACCACTTCGCCAACAGTTGCACGGACCGGGGGAGCAATCCTGATGCGCATCGGAACACCGAAGGAAGTCCATCACGGCGAGGATCGGGTCGCGATGACGCCAGCCTCCGCGAAGGACCTGCAGAAGCTGGGTTATTCCTGCGTGATCGAGGCAGGGGCGGGTGAAGAGGCCGGCTTCCTCGATGCCGCCTACGAAGAGGCGGGTGTCGAGATCGCGGCGAGTGCAGCCACGCTTTACGATGCCGCCGACATCGTCGCCAAGGTGCGCCCGCCGACCGAGGACGAGATCGCGCTGCTGCGCGAGGATCAGCTCCTGATCTCCTTCTTCTATCCTGCGCAAAACGGCGACCTTCTGGACCTCGCGAAGGATCGCGGGGCTTCGGTCATCGCGATGGACATGGTGCCGCGCATCAGCCGCGCCCAGAAGATGGATGCGCTGTCCTCGATGGCCAACATCGCCGGCTACCGGGCGGTGATGGAGGCCGGCAACAACTTCGGCCGCTTCTTCACCGGGCAGGTGACCGCGGCGGGCAAGGTGCCGCCGGCCAAGGTGCTGGTCGTCGGGGCAGGGGTCGCCGGCCTCGCCGCGATCGGCACCTCGACGTCGCTCGGCGCGATCACCTACGCCTTCGACGTGCGCCCCGAAGTGGCCGAACAGATCGAGTCCATGGGCGCGGAGTTCGTCTACCTCGACTTCGAGGAAAGCTCGCAGGACGGGTCGGCCACCGGCGGTTACGCCGCGCCATCGTCGCCCGAGTTCCGCGAGAAGCAGCTCGAGAAGTTCCGCGAACTCGCGCCCGAAGTCGACATCGTCATCACCACCGCCCTGATCCCCGGCCGCGATGCGCCGGTGCTCTGGACCAAGGACATGGTCGAGGCGATGAAGCCCGGCTCCGTCATCGTCGACCTCGCCGCGGAGCGGGGCGGCAACTGCGAGCTGACGCAGGCCGACGAGAAGCTTATCACCGACAATGGCGTGACCATCGTCGGCTACACCGACTTCCCCTCGCGGATGGCGCAACAGAGCTCCACGCTCTACGCGACCAACGTGCGGCACATGATCTCCGACCTGACGCCCGAAAAGGACGGAATGGTCGTGCACGACATGGAAGACGATGTGATCCGCGGCGCGACCGTGACGCACGAGAGCAAGATCACCTTCCCGCCGCCGCCGCCCAAGGTGCAGGCCATCGCGGCGCAGCCAAAGAAGGAGAAGCCGAAGGAGCTGACCCCGGAAGAGAAGCGGGCGAACGAAGTCGCCGCCTTCAAGGCCCAGACCCGAAGCCAGGTCGGGCTGCTGGTCGGCGGCGGGCTCCTGCTGC harbors:
- a CDS encoding gamma-glutamyl-gamma-aminobutyrate hydrolase family protein, which translates into the protein MTRPVIGIIGNFAMINETYATHSGGVMNSEAVSLVSGGIPLIVPADPRLLSVNDLLEACDGFLLTGGRPNVHPEEYGEEETEAHGAFDRARDAITLPLVRACVERGQPVFGVCRGFQEMAVAMGSTLHPEIRDLPGRMNHRMPPDGTLEEKFALRHIVTLTEGGPFHRLFGAREVMTNTLHGQGIMKAGKRIVIDGHAPDGTPEATYVKGAPGFTLSVQWHPEYNAANDPVSRPLFEAFGDACRAWAGGARAEPQRIAG
- a CDS encoding GlcG/HbpS family heme-binding protein, with product MAEITLDHARTIISAALAKGRELNLKPLTVVVLDAGGAMKAVEREDGAAPGRIEIAGGKAYGAVMLGMGGRAQMDRAEAQAYFIAAANGALGGRMVPVPGGVIVKDGDVTIGAVGISGDASDQDEAAALAGIEAAGLTAVP
- a CDS encoding Re/Si-specific NAD(P)(+) transhydrogenase subunit alpha; its protein translation is MRIGTPKEVHHGEDRVAMTPASAKDLQKLGYSCVIEAGAGEEAGFLDAAYEEAGVEIAASAATLYDAADIVAKVRPPTEDEIALLREDQLLISFFYPAQNGDLLDLAKDRGASVIAMDMVPRISRAQKMDALSSMANIAGYRAVMEAGNNFGRFFTGQVTAAGKVPPAKVLVVGAGVAGLAAIGTSTSLGAITYAFDVRPEVAEQIESMGAEFVYLDFEESSQDGSATGGYAAPSSPEFREKQLEKFRELAPEVDIVITTALIPGRDAPVLWTKDMVEAMKPGSVIVDLAAERGGNCELTQADEKLITDNGVTIVGYTDFPSRMAQQSSTLYATNVRHMISDLTPEKDGMVVHDMEDDVIRGATVTHESKITFPPPPPKVQAIAAQPKKEKPKELTPEEKRANEVAAFKAQTRSQVGLLVGGGLLLLLIGAWAPESFMSHFIVFALSCFIGFQVIWNVSHALHTPLMAVTNAISGIVILGALLQIGSGNFLVMLLSLVAVLIATINIVGGFLVTRRMLAMFQKS
- a CDS encoding alpha/beta hydrolase, with translation MSLPVITEARRIDSGRLETRVLSHGPEDGVPVVFVHGNLSAATWFEETMMRLPDGFRAIAPDLRAYGEADPEAKVDATRGLKDLSDDLAALLAALDIEAAHFVGHSLGGAVLWQLLADHSGRVLSLTQVCPGSPFGFGGCLPDGGAAYPDGAGTGASAVNPEFAKMLASGDRGGETPFHTRNILNAFVWKPPFVPERMEDILDAALAQHTDEQDYPGDVKPSDNWPTVAAGDWGPINGMAPHRIDDPLGFTKGPTPPICWIRGSDDAIVADNSGFDLGALGAAGAVPGWPGAEVFPPQPMIAQTERALSAYEAAGGTVQRHVIEDCGHSPYLEKPGAFDTAFHAFLTNI
- a CDS encoding Hint domain-containing protein, yielding MATTFNVFYLGNNFGSIDPTEGDSEAENASLLINRTYGSTSDPLYNRIQTLSPGSYSGGNSTSYDQNNSLSNDTFRINGGSLQTYDGTATYNATLTYSDGTTTTITAVIVQDTAGRTYLFPEVTANTDQARLTAKPITSVRLTGVESQMVSGTTADRQATSFVQPDGTVHGTGGDDTLLPGSVDAGSDTIDGADGNNDIIDAGAGNDLVRSGNGADLIYGGTGNDSLFGEAGNDVVYGGDGIDTLYGGTGDDRLYGDASSDTIYGDEGYDTLYGGAGADTLYGGLENDTLYGGDNADRLEGGAGNDTLHGDAGDDRLYGDSGIDTLYGGTGADSLYGGTESDTLYGGDNDDLLQGGTGADTLYGDAGNDTLSGEDGADALYGGLGDDTLLGGIGNDTLAGNAGSDSVSGGTGDDFIFGDDVEITFEDLIVNGSFEDFTGVTDTAYGGVATGSIIGWTSYDPNNTFDLHDDGKGNTYATDGTHTLDMGGSPNNLHVYQDIPGVMEGETYDLSFDAGDLDFTANNILEVYWNGELIDTIDAVDGGMQNYSYELIGGSGNGSNRLEFRETGVIDNHGTQIDNVQLIGPTWTTSTAGSADTLAGDAGEDSVFGGLGNDSITGGDGNDLLWGGAGDDRIDGGADNDRIDGGDGNDSLTGGSGNDSISGGLGADTIDGGTGDDLVYGGDGNDSLTGDSGADTLYGGAGDDVISGGTGADDLYGGDGNDTIRFAEADTVFGGDGDDLFILEDFLESLSGEIDIFGGEGGETNGDTLQLGKLADLSTLTINNSDDAAGGLSGFVLLDDGTVLNFSEIENIICFGAGTRVLTPRGARPVESLRIGDKVVTRDHGLQPIRWIGSRKVPGVDRFAPVRITPRAVPGLDRDLIVSPQHRMLFQGARAELLFGDSEVLVAATHLVDGHAVLREEQTWVTYFHLMFDEHEIIFAEGAPTESFHPGHIGLSGVTDAAREEMFSIFPELRAEPNRYGDTARRCLKRHEALILNA
- a CDS encoding D-lyxose/D-mannose family sugar isomerase; the encoded protein is MQRSTINEIMAEADDMIRRHGFALPPFAYWTPETFRERAADARHVIDSRCGWDITDYGAGRYDEMGLFLFTLRNGRLADLQGGKGMCYAEKLLISKEDQLSPMHTHVIKAEDIINRGGATLVVELYGSDDEGNFAEDRGGAVMCDGIVRRYGPGDKLALAPGESVTLSPGDWHAFWGDGGDVLIGEVSTVNDDETDNIFREPIGRFAEIEEDVAPTHLLVSDYAKWLA